In Flavobacterium cerinum, one genomic interval encodes:
- a CDS encoding ABC transporter ATP-binding protein, whose amino-acid sequence METILTIQNLDKRFGNVHAVKNVSFEIKKGNVYGILGPNGSGKSTTLGIILNVVNKTSGNYTWFDGKMDTHHALKKVGAIIERPNFYPYLTAEENLKLVCKIKGVSYDKVQEKLEVVGLHERKDSKFRTFSLGMKQRLAIASALLNDPEILILDEPTNGLDPQGIRQIRDIIKHIASLGTTILLASHLLDEVEKVCTHVVVLRKGEILYTGTVDGIISNEGFFELQSDNHEMLKSVLKGLTVIDKIEEDEGKLFVYLNAPLEASELNRYLFRNNIVLNHLVKRKHSLEEQFLQLTSNQ is encoded by the coding sequence TTGGAAACAATCCTTACCATTCAAAATTTAGATAAAAGATTCGGGAATGTCCATGCTGTTAAAAATGTTTCTTTTGAAATCAAAAAAGGAAACGTTTATGGTATTTTAGGACCAAACGGAAGCGGTAAATCGACCACGTTGGGCATCATTCTGAATGTTGTCAATAAAACGTCCGGTAACTATACCTGGTTCGACGGTAAAATGGACACTCATCATGCACTGAAAAAAGTAGGTGCAATTATCGAACGTCCTAATTTTTATCCTTATCTGACAGCCGAAGAAAACCTGAAACTGGTTTGTAAAATCAAAGGCGTTAGTTACGATAAAGTACAGGAAAAGCTTGAAGTTGTAGGACTTCACGAACGAAAAGACAGTAAATTCAGAACTTTTTCATTAGGGATGAAACAACGTCTTGCTATTGCCTCGGCTTTACTTAATGATCCCGAAATTCTGATTCTTGACGAACCTACAAACGGGTTAGATCCGCAGGGAATCCGACAAATTCGTGACATCATCAAACATATTGCCTCATTGGGAACGACAATTTTACTGGCCTCTCACCTTTTGGATGAAGTAGAAAAAGTGTGTACGCATGTGGTTGTACTCCGTAAAGGAGAAATTCTGTACACCGGGACTGTTGACGGTATCATTTCGAACGAAGGCTTTTTTGAACTTCAGTCGGATAATCATGAAATGCTGAAATCCGTTTTAAAAGGTCTTACTGTAATTGATAAAATAGAAGAAGACGAAGGAAAACTATTTGTGTACTTAAATGCACCGTTAGAAGCTTCGGAACTTAACCGTTATCTGTTCCGGAACAACATTGTTCTGAATCATCTGGTAAAACGAAAACACAGTCTTGAAGAACAGTTTTTACAATTAACCAGCAATCAGTAA
- a CDS encoding ABC transporter permease: MKRLLDIELQKLWKNRASKVLILSYFILLSFIALIASIKFDFGSFRLHIAEQGIFNFPYIWHFNTYIASILKLFLAIVIVSMMANEYSYGTLKQNLIDGLSKKEFIKSKFLTVLLFAFGSTVFIFLLSLILGYSYSSYNEFNIVFSELDYLAAYFLKLTAFFSFCLFLGILVKRSAFALGFLLLWSILEAIAIGLMRWKFFKDTDVYQQVSRFFPLESMSNLIKEPFSRLSVIKNLSNTISGQDMAKDYSVHFGDIAIVIVWTVIFMLMSYKILKKRDL; encoded by the coding sequence ATGAAACGTCTTTTAGATATCGAACTACAGAAATTATGGAAAAACAGAGCCAGTAAGGTTTTAATTCTTTCCTACTTTATATTATTATCCTTTATTGCTTTAATCGCTTCTATCAAATTTGACTTCGGAAGTTTTCGATTGCATATTGCCGAACAAGGAATCTTTAACTTTCCTTATATCTGGCATTTTAACACTTATATTGCTTCTATTTTAAAGCTTTTCCTTGCTATTGTAATTGTATCCATGATGGCTAACGAATACAGTTACGGAACTTTAAAACAAAACCTCATCGACGGATTAAGCAAAAAAGAATTTATCAAATCGAAATTTCTGACCGTATTACTCTTTGCTTTTGGTTCTACGGTTTTTATATTCCTACTTTCTCTTATTTTAGGTTACAGCTATTCTTCCTATAATGAATTCAATATTGTTTTTTCGGAATTGGATTATTTAGCCGCCTATTTCCTGAAATTAACAGCTTTTTTCTCTTTCTGTTTATTTTTAGGCATACTGGTAAAACGTTCCGCTTTTGCACTTGGTTTCCTTTTATTATGGAGTATTCTGGAAGCAATCGCCATCGGATTAATGCGTTGGAAATTTTTTAAAGATACCGATGTTTACCAACAAGTAAGTCGCTTTTTTCCGTTAGAATCAATGAGTAATCTAATAAAAGAGCCCTTTTCCCGCCTTTCGGTTATTAAAAATTTAAGCAATACAATTAGTGGTCAGGACATGGCAAAAGACTATAGTGTACATTTTGGAGACATAGCCATCGTGATCGTCTGGACCGTTATTTTTATGTTAATGTCGTATAAAATTCTGAAAAAACGAGATTTGTAG